ATAAAccaataaactttaaaaaaaaaaacaaatccccTATACATACGAACCGTAAACCAATAAAATGTACAttacttaaaaaatttaacatttccACTCATCAGGAATCAAAAATGCATTGACATGACTTCGAAAGCTAAGAACTATAGACGTGAGATCTCCTAACATGCACTTACAAAATCCATTATTAGGTCAGGACTCTCAATTCTTAATTGGCAAGAACTAATAATTCTATGTTGATTGGACTAACAACtaacaaatgaaaatgaaacaaattgaattcaaaagacaaaaaaggtccgaatccggcgcgtagcgccggaataccccTAGTAAACTTATAATACTCTCATTAAAAATGTAACTCTGATAAAGAAAAAGGTTACTTTTCCAATCTGTTGGTAAGTAAAATTagaaaaactatgaaaatagcCTAAACCcgaaaagaataaaattacaTACGCGACGGCAACTCCTTTTCCTATTTGGATTTGTTTTTTtccaaatcaaatatttattcttttattattaatattattcttATAAATACGTATGTGATGTTATCGAAAAAATTCTTTTCAATGTGCATGACATCTAGATTATGCCGTAGCAAATGGTCTTTCCAATACGGCAAATcctaaaaaatactttttttatgCCAGTTATGATACTCTCCATAACCATCGACTAGGCCATGCCCATTTCCACCGCATTCAGCAGTCATATCTGCCCCAAAATCTCCAAGCTGCCTCAATAAATAGTTACCATCTAACTCTGGTGGTGGTGGATCATGAACAACTTTTCCCTTTGTAAACAATGTCTGGCTTCGACGATAAGGATGTGAACTCGGTAGAAATCTTctatgacaatcaaaccaacacgtCTTTCTTCCATGTTTCAACTGAAATGCATCAGTACTATCCTGACAATGTGGACACGATAaccttccatgtgttgtccgtCCAGACAACATTCCATATGCAGGAAAATCACTGAtagtccacataagtactgcatGCATCTTGAAGTTTTGTCTGCATGAAATGTCAAATGTTTCTACACCATTTGCCCATAACTCTTGCAACTCATAAATCAGCGGCTGTAAGAAAACATCAAGAGATCGTTTGGGATGTTCTGGACCAGGAACAAGTATGGTGAGAAATAGAAACTCTCGTTTCATGCACAAAGAGGGGGGCAAATTGTAAGGTGTGACAATTACTGGCCATAATGAATATTGCCTTCCATGTTTTCCAAATGGgttgaaaccatcagtacataatccgaGGTAGACGTTTCTGCTCTCTGATGCAAATTCCTCATAAATTGATTGAAAGTGCTTCCATGCTTTTGCATCTGAGGGATGCACAATTTCTCCTTCACTTGAGTGCTCTTTATGCCATCTCATAGCACTTGCTGTGCGTTCCGATTGATATAACATTTTAAGCCTATCAGCTAATGGCAAATACCACATACGTTTATATGGAACCTTAGCTCTTCCACTAGTGACCTTAAATCGGGGTTTACCACAAAATTTACATGCCAAGTAGTTCGCATCGGCTTTCCAGTAAATCAtacagttgtcgatgcaaacgtCTATCATTTGAAATGGCAAACCTAGACCCGAAACAAGTTTATCGACCTCGTCGTAAGAAGCTGGACACATATTATCTTCGGGGAGATAATCTTTCACAAAATCAGCAATTGCATCTACACAGTCTTCTGCCAAATTAAAATCTGATTTTATGGTCATCATCCTAGTTGCAGCCGATAAAGGAGAATGATCTTTTTTACAACCCTCATATATTGGATGCTTAGCTGCATCCAACATATCAAAAAATCTCCTTGCTTCTAAATTTGGTTCGTCAACTCTCTCTCCGTCTTCTATAAATGAAGAGATGTTTTCACGAAATGCATCGTTTACCATTTGCATTGTATCACTAGATTCAACTACCATTCTAGGTTCCTCTAAATTAACCGGCACATATTCACTAGTACTAGGCATATTTCCGGTATCAACTTCCCCATGAAAATaccatattttataattaggtGTAAATCCATATTGATACAAATGATTCCATACTCTTTCAATAGGAATGAATTTACTATTATCGCAACGAATACAAGGACAAAACGTCTTACCTTCTCTCAAAGTAATCTCTTGTATCTGTCTGTAGATTGCAAATGAATCAAATGCCTTATATAGATGATATACGACTAACGGCTAGtttgcaaactaaatgaaaaatcagatttttgatcattttccgACCACTGTCCCAACAGTTGGGAACagctaaactttttaaaatgcCTGACCACTTTCTGATTAGTTTCTGACCAAAATTCTGACGATTATAAAGTGGTCAAAATTCAGTCACAAATTACTGACCATTTTTTAACCAGTTTTTTTGGTTAGTAATTGCCGACCACTTTTTGTCCATTTATTTAGATCGTCATTAAACGATCAGTTTATGGTCGGAAACAGTTTTGACCAACTTAAGTGGTCAGAAAATTGGTTAGAATTCACTATGTTTTGTTGTAGTGCTAGTTTTCTCATCAAAACTCAGAACAAGGACTTGCACTGCCGGCTCGACTTCACTTCTTGCGTTGCTATGGCTGTTGATATCCCTCTACTCTTACCGGTGAGTTAGAAGTTAATCTCTTTCCCCAAATTGTTGATAAGATCTTTTGatttttagggtttacctaGGGGTTTATTAATTACGGTTCAAAATTAGATTGAGGGGAAAAAGATGACTTGTAATTTGATGTTTTaccctctaattttttttgcagattgaTGAATTTCTGGTAAAGAGACACGACATGTGGAAACATGCCTTAAGATTTATCATCAGGTGAGTGTCttctatttatctatttatctatgacttggttttaatacatgtaaatTTTTTGTATAAACTGCAGGATGACTACAGGAGTAGTCTACTCAATAGCGATGCATGTGTTGCTCATCACCGCATACGCTTTGCTaacttttcaaattttctatacAAAGGACTTTGATCTCGTCCTGTCTTTCGATGCAACTAGTCTCTTAAGCTTTATCGCATACCTTCTCTTTGGTTTatttgaaattgtcgggagaaCGTTTTTGAACGACCAGGTGTTATTCACATTCTTCGGGCATGTCGGCCATATGGTGGGACTGGGATCTATGTTTCTCCTCGCGTACAACAAGGTTCCCTCAAATCATATTGAGGCTTTTGCCTTTTGTTTCCTAGGAATACCATTCTTTTTTTGGACATTTTTCGTTATGTGTACCACTTTAATTCAAGAGTATCTGAGAGATTACTCCGTAAACCATCcattggtttaggatttattatttatgaatGTTGTTTCTCTTGAGGGTTTTTAGCCTCATGGGTTTTTAGCCTTATTATTTATGAATGTTGTTCTCTTGTTCTGGTAATTAGCCTTATGGGTTTTTTAACCCAAAAAGGTAACAAAATTTTGTCATTTCACTGAAGTTTTCGCACACTGCAACAATACTATTAGGCTATTACATATGAAAGAAAAATACGCTATCAGCATGCACTTGTAAATCTTATAAAAAGCAATGATAACAAAAGTCACAAGGGGGTCATTTTTGCAATGATTTAGTTGTAATGGAGTACTTTAGCAACATGACCACAAAATTTGTGCCTAACTAAACCGGTGGAAAGAAGTGTATAGTAATTTTTTGGAATATTCATTTAGTATCAATCTCTCTATTGGTATGGTTCTTGATTTAGTTTGTCCATCCTCTTGACTTAGTTAGTGGAAGTCGTCCTAACGTCTCACTGAGATGGTTATATATATAACCGCAATTTTTCTCATTGTTCTTTATTGGATGTACCCGTTAAATTCTAATAGTATggtttgtattttgtttttattataaactgAATTAACCAAACTGTAACGTCTCATTGAGATGGTTATATAAATGTGAGTATCTTGCAGCTTTGGAGAATGATTATAAAGAGGTTGGTGCTGATGGTGGTGACGATGAGGATGACGAAGGTGAGGATTCTATTACTATCCtttgtgtttgagtgattgggCTCGGAACACTCTTGTAACGAGTCTTTAGTTCGTGCTTCCTCATAACTATATAATATGCCCCTTGCTTTTTGAATTCTAATACtcgatttataatttttaaaacaaagatGCTATGacctttttttttgcattgaAAGATTATCGAGACGAATCTGAAGTTGGAGGAAAACACGGCAATGTTCAATGCGGTGCTGGAGAATGCATGTAGTGATATGGGAGTTAGGATGTGTGCAATGGACAGCTCAAGCAGAAACGCAGGAGAAATGCTTGACTGTTTCACCTCTCACTTACAACAGGACTCGTCAAGATTCCATCACAACATAGCTTATCGAGATTATCTCTGTAGCCTCTGCACTTGAAGCCGCTAAATAAACACATCCTTGTTTGCGTTAACTTGGGTTTGATTCCACCTTCAATGGTTGAATTAAATACTTGGTCAGGAGGGTATAGCTGGCCAACGAATCCATTTGAGCGGAGGGTAAATACTTGCAAATTTATGATGCAATTCCTCTACTACTTTTGAATTAGATAGTACCCGCAAATTGGTAATGAATCGCATAGAATTAAAGCAAAGAATGAGAAAATTATATGgaaaaaacataacataaatttaaaaagaaacaaagccaACCAAAAAAAGCAACAAATTGTTACAAAGAAATTTGACTCTCAGTATGATTTGGAAAAATATGGAGAGGACTCATAGGAGAGAAAAGTGGTACATCTTGATCTGCATTGAGCCAAGATTCGTCTTCTGCGATTCCTTTAAATTCAAATCTTCTAAAGCTGTTTCTCACGGGATCACAAAATAGAATATatgacaattttttaaaatagggAGCTAAATAAACAAGCTCACCAGCATGGGTAGAACCTCCTAAATGCAAATATTGTGAAGTAATCACATCACGGTGACGTAAACATGCAAGGAAGTTTTGGCTCGACCACTTGTGTCTCTCTGCATCCTCCAAAATAAACATTCTTCCAGgactttttttatcaacaaaagCTAACCTTCCCACATAAGTTATCAGAAAAGATCTATCTATATCTTCCAGTGGTAATGGTATCATATCGAATTTTTCAGATTTGATATTGAAACTCATTATAACCTGAAGACGACTGTGAAAAATATAGGCTAGATAGTATATAACCCCCTTGATACATCGCCCAATAGTATTAATGGAAGAACGATGGTTTTGGTTAGTTTTGACCGTTCTCCATGATTCTTGAGCTGATCCCAATGTTAAGATTCGACACACATCAGTACTTCTGTTACAAGGAAGGCACATTACTTTGTGTTTACCTTGGGTTGGATCATATCCTAAGAAAACTGTTATATCATTCCAGCTCTTTCTTGGCTTGGGTAAGGTTACAAACTCTTTCTTACTAGGGTTCCAAACTACGGGCTTTCCTGATTCCTGGAAACAGATCAAGCCGTGGACAGATTCTGTAGGATATAAACCATTAGTTTCTGGGAACTTCATATTATAACAACTAATAGGCTGAGAAGATGAGAAAGACTTGTTAGAACTCTGATGAAGAGTATGCATGTGCTTATGCTGCGGAATCGAGGAAACAAACAGACGGTCATATTTTCTGACGCAGAGTAGAATAGTTTGCCGTGGGGACCGAGTTTCGAACAAGTTGATGAAATATGGATCGGTGCTTATTGATGACCAAAGCTTTGACACGCAACGGAACCTCGCGACAGATTTCTCAGGTAGCCTCAAAAGTATCTCTGAGGTTAGATCGATAGGAAAGCATCCTTTGTAGTCGTTTCtgttcttcttttgatcttgTTGCTCCATGTTTGGTACAAAACCCTAGTTTAGGCTGCGctgatatatgtttttcttatataattaaaattaaaattaaaatcaaaatcaaaactaaaactaatctatatgtgttcaGACTGCTATGCTGCTATTGTTATCCTCTTAagatttcttttgattttaaattttaatgtagtgataaaaaataggaaaaattgaaaaaatgaaacactttgaatttttatttgttacatTAGTACTTCTGATATTTTGGGCAATTCTGGAcatattttaccttttttatgggaaaaatagtaaactgaattttaaaaatgttaaaaaaatatgaaaactattggaaatataagtatgacaatatatatgtttaaaatttttttgtaaaaaagtagaatcatattttattttatcttttatctACAATATTAGAATACTCATTCTGGTCATCTACTTAGTCTAGAAATCAGATACTAAGttttatacatagatatataCTAGGTATACAACGAAAACTAgcatttcttatatattctaacACAGCTATATTTCGAAacgttataatcaagaaagatgtctTCAATATACTTACAGTTTGGTAACGACTTATAGCCACAACGCAGTGATATacattatctatattttgtgccATAAAATGTTCTGCCTTTTACATTATGTGGCGCTTAAGGATATGTTTCTCATATACTCTACAATGTTCTGCGTAAGCTAGGATATATATTCTAGGCAAATCCGGAAAATATGGAAATTTCCATATTctgttaaatatgttttctaaatctaaactaaatctacCTTAAATCTTTCATAGAATATTTGCTCCCACGTTTTTCTTCTCCTCccacatatttttcttttcgttctttgtgtttctctcttcttcgtCGACATAATCATCTATTCTCTCTAATGATATCTTCTCTATTTTGGTAGGACAACCCATAAGAGTACAAATAAATCGCTTAAGAACTTCAACATATCGTAATCATAATAGAGATTTTCATTGGCTCATTTTCAGGGTTTGAGATCAGTAATCATGTTCTTGAATTTCAAtatcttttcaaaatttaatctcTAAGCAACAATTGCAAATCAGATGAGAATACAAAAAAGTTAACATTAAAGTTTCTTGGGTTTATAATTTTAGCTTTCAACTTTACACAAGACCTCACCAAAAGATCAACCTAAGTTGTGAAACCTCAaacgttttttttcttctgattaTTCCTAAAAGATTCTTGTCTGATGTCATTTGCAGCAAGAGACGCTTGAGCCTGTCCCTATTAGTCTTCTTATCCACTCAAACAGCTAACAAAATGTGTCTTTCATGTTCTTTTAG
The window above is part of the Brassica napus cultivar Da-Ae chromosome C3, Da-Ae, whole genome shotgun sequence genome. Proteins encoded here:
- the LOC111203590 gene encoding uncharacterized protein LOC111203590, whose translation is MPSTSEYVPVNLEEPRMVVESSDTMQMVNDAFRENISSFIEDGERVDEPNLEARRFFDMLDAAKHPIYEGCKKDHSPLSAATRMMTIKSDFNLAEDCVDAIADFVKDYLPEDNMCPASYDEVDKLVSGLGLPFQMIDVCIDNCMIYWKADANYLACKFCGKPRFKVTSGRAKVPYKRMWYLPLADRLKMLYQSERTASAMRWHKEHSSEGEIVHPSDAKAWKHFQSIYEEFASESRNVYLGLCTDGFNPFGKHGRQYSLWPVIVTPYNLPPSLCMKREFLFLTILVPGPEHPKRSLDVFLQPLIYELQELWANGVETFDISCRQNFKMHAVLMWTISDFPAYGMLSGRTTHGRLSCPHCQDSTDAFQLKHGRKTCWFDCHRRFLPSSHPYRRSQTLFTKGKVVHDPPPPELDGNYLLRQLGDFGADMTAECGGNGHGLVDGYGEYHNWHKKSIF
- the LOC106386909 gene encoding putative F-box protein At1g47790 translates to MEQQDQKKNRNDYKGCFPIDLTSEILLRLPEKSVARFRCVSKLWSSISTDPYFINLFETRSPRQTILLCVRKYDRLFVSSIPQHKHMHTLHQSSNKSFSSSQPISCYNMKFPETNGLYPTESVHGLICFQESGKPVVWNPSKKEFVTLPKPRKSWNDITVFLGYDPTQGKHKVMCLPCNRSTDVCRILTLGSAQESWRTVKTNQNHRSSINTIGRCIKGVIYYLAYIFHSRLQVIMSFNIKSEKFDMIPLPLEDIDRSFLITYVGRLAFVDKKSPGRMFILEDAERHKWSSQNFLACLRHRDVITSQYLHLGGSTHAGELVYLAPYFKKLSYILFCDPVRNSFRRFEFKGIAEDESWLNADQDVPLFSPMSPLHIFPNHTESQISL